Proteins encoded in a region of the Candidatus Zixiibacteriota bacterium genome:
- a CDS encoding tetratricopeptide repeat protein, which produces MRNSEGCRTSSGAALWLCGAGLAILLAGGCASSSSRLASTAMREGDYERAMSFLTVLAIEKPTNAKIRARLGEAQYRSGLIVEAEKSFGDALTLDPRLAAAHLYLGYIAEGDGKVEEALRRYQLYLDIKSGHGPAAADVAMRIETLRRHRAQTFAQEQIARENELKPGRYSDSTIGVVYFNSLLLSESLRPLAKGLAEMLVTDFSKVPGLRVVERLQTQKLLEELEISQTAAFDSSSAPRLGKLLGAAHVLGGDASELTHGRLLIDPQLVSTKTGNVQITEEQSGELSQLFRMQKRIVVDVSDRLGFKLSEADRDSIDALPTESFVAFLAYARGLDLQDRGLYGDALREFERAADLDPHFAAAKQSAQNAKLLSAAAAGGESGSLDQFRESTSENTEWTEQFTDPRDRLSTQSRNTGFIPEVGTASRGDQPRTPPPAPTSVIIRGHFDDRP; this is translated from the coding sequence ATGAGGAATTCCGAGGGCTGCCGTACGTCGTCAGGCGCGGCGCTGTGGCTGTGCGGAGCCGGACTCGCCATCCTGTTGGCCGGCGGCTGCGCCTCCAGCAGCAGCCGCTTGGCATCGACCGCCATGCGGGAGGGCGATTACGAGCGCGCCATGTCGTTTTTGACCGTGCTCGCCATCGAGAAACCGACGAATGCGAAAATCCGCGCGCGTCTCGGTGAAGCACAGTACCGTTCCGGGTTGATCGTCGAGGCGGAAAAATCGTTCGGCGATGCGCTGACGCTGGATCCACGCCTTGCCGCTGCGCATTTGTATCTGGGGTACATCGCCGAAGGCGATGGCAAGGTCGAAGAGGCACTGCGCCGTTATCAACTGTATTTGGACATCAAAAGCGGACACGGGCCGGCGGCGGCCGATGTCGCGATGCGCATCGAGACGTTGCGCAGACATCGCGCACAGACATTCGCGCAAGAACAGATCGCCCGCGAGAATGAGCTGAAGCCGGGCCGGTATTCGGATTCGACCATCGGCGTCGTCTACTTCAACTCCCTACTGCTCTCCGAATCGTTGCGACCGCTGGCGAAGGGGCTGGCGGAGATGTTGGTCACCGACTTCTCCAAGGTCCCCGGTCTGCGTGTGGTCGAGCGACTCCAGACGCAGAAGCTGCTGGAGGAGCTGGAGATATCCCAGACGGCGGCGTTTGATTCATCCAGTGCGCCGCGCCTCGGCAAGCTGCTCGGCGCGGCTCATGTGCTCGGTGGCGACGCCTCGGAATTGACACATGGCCGTCTGCTCATCGATCCGCAATTGGTCTCGACAAAAACCGGCAATGTGCAGATCACCGAAGAACAAAGCGGTGAACTCAGCCAGTTGTTCCGTATGCAAAAGCGGATTGTCGTCGATGTTTCCGACCGTCTGGGCTTCAAGCTCTCGGAGGCGGACAGGGACTCGATCGACGCATTGCCGACCGAATCGTTCGTGGCATTTCTGGCCTACGCGCGGGGGCTTGACCTTCAGGATCGGGGCTTGTACGGAGATGCGCTCAGGGAATTCGAGCGCGCCGCCGATTTGGATCCGCACTTTGCGGCGGCAAAACAGAGCGCACAGAACGCCAAACTCCTGTCGGCCGCTGCGGCCGGCGGTGAATCCGGTAGTCTCGACCAATTCCGAGAATCGACTTCGGAGAACACCGAGTGGACCGAGCAATTCACCGACCCACGGGACCGGTTATCGACGCAGAGCCGCAACACGGGATTCATCCCCGAAGTCGGCACGGCATCGCGCGGCGATCAGCCAAGGACACCGCCGCCGGCACCGACGTCGGTTATTATCCGAGGACACTTTGATGATCGGCCGTAA
- a CDS encoding CsgG/HfaB family protein yields MKKQTVTRWTILLGLALGLLAQPLVATADVPESLTQAKKLYNQGKFAEVIDLLTTLAEQPSLAKPEAKEVYLLLAKATAGKSFLDQSEEYLRKVLEIDPDFELDLKVEPPQVQRVWLKVDEERRSGDRPDPGLKTLAVLYFENTSVVDKEKLDGLSKGLSAMLVTDLATCTTCTTLQVVERERIQYILDEIKLEQSEYFEDQSAVRVGKLLGAHVLLMGSFTKLSNSKMRIDARLVKTETGELLKADKVEGKPKDFAKLQAELALKIFAHLDVTIQKSVERAIRDEGRQPLDAVLAYTRGLNYEDEQMLTEAFAAYKEALAAYPGHQAARNRLVALEPLMLATGG; encoded by the coding sequence ATGAAAAAACAGACAGTGACGCGATGGACCATTCTCTTGGGGCTGGCCCTGGGGTTGCTGGCGCAGCCGCTGGTGGCCACCGCCGACGTCCCGGAGTCGCTCACGCAGGCGAAAAAGCTGTACAACCAGGGGAAGTTTGCCGAGGTCATCGACCTTCTGACGACACTGGCCGAGCAACCATCGCTGGCAAAGCCGGAAGCGAAGGAGGTGTATCTGCTGCTGGCCAAAGCCACCGCCGGGAAGAGCTTTCTCGATCAATCGGAGGAGTATCTGCGAAAGGTCCTGGAGATCGACCCGGACTTCGAACTCGACCTGAAGGTCGAGCCGCCGCAGGTGCAGCGTGTGTGGCTGAAAGTCGACGAGGAACGCCGGTCTGGTGATCGTCCCGACCCAGGTCTCAAGACGCTGGCGGTGCTGTATTTTGAGAATACCTCGGTCGTCGACAAAGAGAAGCTCGATGGGCTTTCCAAAGGGCTCTCTGCCATGCTGGTGACTGATTTGGCCACGTGTACGACGTGTACTACATTGCAAGTTGTCGAACGCGAACGGATCCAATACATCCTCGACGAGATCAAACTTGAGCAGTCTGAATACTTCGAGGACCAGAGCGCGGTGCGAGTCGGCAAGTTGTTGGGCGCCCACGTGCTGCTGATGGGCTCTTTCACCAAACTCTCCAACAGCAAGATGCGCATCGATGCGCGACTGGTGAAAACCGAGACCGGCGAATTGCTCAAAGCCGACAAAGTCGAGGGCAAACCAAAGGATTTCGCCAAACTGCAGGCAGAACTGGCTCTGAAGATATTCGCCCACCTTGACGTCACGATCCAGAAATCCGTAGAACGGGCCATCCGTGACGAGGGCCGTCAGCCGCTGGACGCCGTCCTGGCCTATACGCGCGGCCTCAACTACGAAGACGAGCAAATGCTCACGGAGGCATTTGCCGCATACAAGGAAGCGCTGGCCGCCTATCCGGGACACCAGGCCGCGCGCAACCGTTTGGTAGCACTGGAGCCGCTCATGCTCGCGACCGGGGGCTGA
- a CDS encoding serine/threonine-protein kinase, protein MIDRTVGGYRILEKRGEGGMGTFYKAVDLRLERIVGLKTLRPELLDQPGLLEKLQSEARALAHLDHPNIARLLHYLVEGNEHFIVMEYVNGSDLGVHVRREGLLPLEQVGRIIGQSCAAIGYAHSRPLPVIHRDIKPSNILLTDDGQVKVTDFGIAKILGVSAKTRTGMATGSLPYMAPEQIKGGDVDARTDIYQLGVTLFELLTGVRPFQGENEYEMMTMHLEQQPPRASATNGRVPEALDDVVRKAMAKPPDLRFQNAREFAEAVSGAIKGRSTPRHPLAGVDEATVFPGADAPNRRAETLRRPAKGPELPPRRRMHGARYAILGVVVIVVLVAAWFTWMKNQPAAAPTEFVMFVTTEIDNPALLEHIDRLELSVDDSMVIPQSQALTVTSGLIQAQMLVPDGSLIGVSILGLGPGGDTLVEGERSAFVDSDSARFAVVLSTTPSARKLLVAAEDRPLDGSGGESQPRSGSETKPPPVQHNLTIDIVPFDLRRRVDQVWIDGRPHGGSLPIQAAAMKGTRSIRWQIGEGLWTDTITIAEGDRRLELFYGEGRGRLSVSADIVGGAGSAKIALDGVELPYGTPVDLRDIVVGPHRIELILDGYLLDGGMHIVRVTAGRTEFHGRMIPIGADSP, encoded by the coding sequence ATGATCGATCGCACGGTCGGCGGCTACCGCATCCTCGAGAAACGGGGCGAGGGCGGTATGGGCACGTTCTACAAAGCCGTCGATCTGCGCCTGGAAAGAATCGTCGGTCTCAAAACGCTGCGCCCGGAGCTGTTGGATCAGCCGGGACTGCTCGAAAAACTTCAATCGGAAGCCAGGGCTCTGGCGCATCTCGATCATCCGAACATTGCCCGGCTGCTGCACTACCTGGTCGAAGGCAATGAGCATTTCATCGTCATGGAGTATGTCAATGGTTCCGATCTCGGAGTTCATGTGCGCCGGGAAGGCCTGTTGCCGCTCGAACAGGTCGGCCGGATCATCGGGCAATCGTGCGCGGCGATCGGTTATGCCCATTCCCGTCCGCTGCCGGTCATCCATCGCGACATCAAACCGTCGAACATTCTGCTCACTGACGATGGCCAGGTCAAAGTCACGGATTTCGGAATCGCCAAGATCCTCGGTGTTTCCGCCAAGACGCGAACCGGGATGGCGACCGGCTCCCTGCCGTACATGGCGCCTGAGCAGATTAAGGGCGGCGATGTCGATGCGAGGACCGACATCTATCAGCTTGGGGTGACGCTCTTTGAATTGTTGACCGGAGTTCGGCCGTTTCAGGGCGAAAACGAATACGAGATGATGACTATGCACCTGGAACAGCAGCCGCCGCGAGCTTCGGCGACCAATGGGCGGGTGCCGGAGGCGCTTGATGACGTCGTCCGGAAAGCCATGGCCAAACCGCCCGATCTGCGTTTCCAGAACGCGCGTGAATTCGCCGAGGCCGTCTCCGGCGCGATCAAGGGTCGGAGCACTCCCCGGCATCCTCTTGCCGGTGTGGACGAAGCCACGGTATTCCCCGGTGCCGACGCGCCCAATCGTCGTGCGGAGACATTGCGACGGCCGGCGAAGGGTCCGGAGCTGCCGCCCCGAAGGAGGATGCACGGCGCACGGTATGCCATTCTCGGCGTCGTTGTGATCGTTGTGCTGGTCGCCGCATGGTTCACGTGGATGAAAAACCAACCGGCCGCCGCGCCAACTGAGTTTGTGATGTTCGTGACGACTGAGATCGACAATCCGGCGTTGCTGGAGCACATCGACAGACTCGAACTGTCTGTCGATGATTCCATGGTCATTCCACAATCCCAGGCCCTGACGGTCACGAGCGGACTCATCCAGGCGCAGATGCTCGTGCCGGATGGTTCGCTGATTGGGGTAAGCATTTTGGGCCTTGGCCCCGGAGGCGACACGCTGGTCGAAGGCGAGCGCTCTGCATTTGTCGATTCCGACTCGGCACGCTTCGCCGTGGTGTTGTCGACGACGCCCTCGGCCAGGAAATTATTAGTCGCTGCGGAAGATCGCCCGCTCGATGGCAGCGGCGGCGAATCTCAGCCGCGGTCCGGATCCGAGACGAAACCGCCGCCGGTGCAGCACAATCTGACCATCGACATCGTCCCATTTGATTTGCGCCGGCGTGTCGATCAGGTGTGGATCGACGGACGGCCGCACGGCGGATCGCTGCCGATTCAGGCGGCGGCAATGAAAGGAACGCGGTCCATCCGCTGGCAGATCGGCGAGGGACTCTGGACCGACACAATCACCATCGCCGAGGGGGACCGTCGGCTGGAATTGTTCTATGGCGAGGGGCGCGGACGTCTCAGTGTGTCGGCAGACATTGTCGGCGGAGCGGGATCGGCGAAGATTGCATTGGACGGCGTCGAACTGCCCTATGGGACCCCGGTCGATCTGCGCGACATTGTCGTCGGGCCGCATCGGATCGAGTTGATATTGGACGGATATCTTCTGGATGGCGGCATGCACATTGTCCGCGTGACGGCGGGACGCACAGAATTTCATGGCCGGATGATCCCAATCGGTGCGGACTCGCCATAA
- a CDS encoding cohesin domain-containing protein: MRTVDSSAWHYVRSMLLCLLAACFAPGCSLADRSTAPATETVLKIRLTDPSPQLASLISIVTLSVCEGFDTTCTASVDTSALEGGEVEFRLDPENLGLSTFVLRAFTSGDILLFRGWDTLRIAESFRDTLNIRLWPTVLMLRPSPLFQRVSLLGGSLVDVSVDVHNVDTLFGASFRLFYDTALLSFVGDEEGDFLKGGDPSAELISLSLDEGEGYIAHAISRTRQTGGDQSGVSGSGRLVTFTFDKKKAGTADITLGGAIRLERPNGALVTGFDALILETGQVEITTQLLAADMLLPLSDGNRWTYARFKRESSGMRQTGDVTMRVAGSAVVDGGAYRRLRQSDGSESLAQATDSGTVIGFYGDGAWRDDVCFRYPADIDDGYQYVSLATGEVSSVNVSAESISVPAGTFDCLVYVRSDETYGTREWHFAPGVGLVHTSQGKPDEAVAGQTSWGLVSYSIVN; the protein is encoded by the coding sequence ATGCGAACGGTCGACTCAAGCGCCTGGCACTATGTTCGGAGCATGCTGTTATGCCTCCTGGCGGCGTGTTTCGCCCCCGGATGCTCACTGGCCGATCGCTCAACTGCACCGGCAACGGAAACAGTTCTGAAAATCCGGCTGACCGATCCATCGCCGCAGTTGGCATCGCTGATCAGCATTGTGACATTGTCGGTGTGCGAGGGTTTTGACACCACCTGTACGGCGTCGGTGGATACGAGCGCACTCGAAGGCGGCGAAGTCGAGTTTCGACTGGACCCCGAAAATCTGGGCCTGTCCACCTTCGTGCTGCGGGCGTTCACGTCCGGCGACATCCTGTTGTTTCGCGGCTGGGATACCTTACGCATCGCCGAGTCGTTCCGCGACACGCTGAACATTCGCCTGTGGCCGACCGTATTAATGCTGCGCCCGTCGCCGTTGTTCCAGCGCGTCTCGCTGCTCGGCGGATCATTGGTCGATGTGTCCGTCGACGTGCACAATGTCGACACGCTGTTTGGAGCGTCGTTCCGGCTCTTTTACGACACCGCCCTGCTCAGTTTTGTGGGTGACGAAGAAGGGGACTTCCTGAAGGGAGGCGATCCCTCCGCAGAACTCATCTCGCTGTCGCTCGATGAGGGGGAGGGATACATCGCCCATGCGATCTCACGGACGCGGCAGACAGGCGGCGACCAGTCCGGCGTCTCCGGATCAGGCCGGTTGGTGACGTTTACATTTGACAAGAAGAAGGCCGGTACGGCCGACATCACGCTGGGAGGCGCGATCCGCCTCGAGCGGCCCAATGGCGCGCTCGTGACCGGATTCGACGCGCTCATCCTGGAAACGGGGCAGGTCGAAATCACCACTCAACTGCTCGCGGCCGACATGCTGCTGCCGTTGAGTGACGGCAACCGTTGGACGTACGCCCGGTTCAAGCGTGAATCCTCCGGAATGAGACAGACCGGAGACGTCACAATGAGAGTCGCCGGGAGCGCGGTCGTCGACGGCGGTGCCTATCGTCGCCTGAGGCAATCCGACGGAAGCGAGAGTCTCGCGCAAGCGACCGATAGTGGAACAGTCATCGGGTTCTACGGCGACGGCGCCTGGCGCGATGATGTCTGCTTTCGCTATCCGGCGGATATTGATGATGGCTATCAATATGTGTCGCTGGCGACGGGTGAAGTGTCGAGCGTCAACGTGTCAGCCGAGTCAATCTCCGTTCCTGCAGGGACATTCGACTGCTTGGTCTATGTCCGGTCCGATGAAACCTACGGTACGCGCGAATGGCACTTTGCCCCGGGTGTCGGCCTGGTACACACCAGCCAGGGGAAACCGGACGAGGCCGTGGCCGGACAGACGTCCTGGGGTCTCGTATCGTACTCGATTGTCAACTGA